The Lolium rigidum isolate FL_2022 chromosome 2, APGP_CSIRO_Lrig_0.1, whole genome shotgun sequence genomic interval TCGTTATTGAAGGGCCAGTTTGGTACCCTAGGCCAATTTGTTGCCTCACTGCGCCATTGAGAAGAACACCTCTACGCGTTACGACGGGTCACGGGCTAGAAATGGCCTGTTGTTTAGTCGTCTAGGCCACCTATTTTTGCACCAGGTAGGGAAGTGAGGCCCCATTGTTTGGTTCCTCGCATGATTTTCCTAACCTCACCTATATAGCAACATGGTGAACTTACCTCACCCATCATAAGCAttggcacgtcgccgaccacgaagcaagcgaccaccatggcaccgccgttCACGTCGGTCACAAGGATCACCATGTCgctgaccacgaagacgaagaccaccatgacaccgccagtCAGAAGCATGGGCACGTCGTCGACCaggaagatgaagaccaccatggcaccgtcgttcacgccggtcacaagcatcatcatGTCGCCgacacgaagacgaagaccaccatgactCCGCCGGTCATAAGCATGGGCacgtcgtcgaccacgaagatgaagacgACCATGGTACCGTCGTTGCGAAGGTGAGGCCACCAAACGCGCCCGAAGTTGCCCTAGCTTGCTCGCCCTGCCTCGATTGCCGAGTCGGACACGCTGGTAAGTAATTTACGTGGTTGTCCAAATTCAACGAAAGCCAAAGCCGTCATAGTTGCATTCTTGAGTGACCACGTTTGGTCCCGAGCCTTCAGGAAGCCCGAAACTTTCAGATATACTTCAAATGCGTTTTtttttaaactgaacttcgttctCACGTGCTCAGTttggttttcaaaattttaaaatagtcGCGGGCCGACGGGAGCCGAGATCTATCTTTTATTTATTTCCGTTGCTTCTCATACATCTTACTACAGACCGAAGCATCAGATTGGAGTATCTGAACTGTGATGCAAGGTGCACACATGGGAAAGATGCTACAGACCAAAGCATCAGAGTAGTGCGTCCATTCCAGGACACCTGCAGGCCTTTACCACTGTTATTTTGTCTGCTTCGTCACATGAACGAGAAGTACCTGCATTCTTCTTCCTTTTTGCCGGAGAAAAGTACCTGCATTCTGCTCACAAGAGCCACTCCTCCTGCTGAGTGAATCGTTACTCGCAGAAGAGAGCAGATGACATCACCAGCACAATTCCAGATGACGATCTGCCCCTGATAAAAACCAGATGACGATCTCCATCACAATGCCCAAATTGGGAATTCAAAACACATGTTACTGAAAACAAAACAGGAAGAGACGGCACTAAGCACAGTTCAGGACACTGGTCATGATTCCAAAGAGCAAAACCTAACACAGCCACACATACCTAAACATGTTACAGTACATTCGACTGGAGGGACATCCTCAATATCACAAAATCACATCACAAATACAAAGAGGCAGCTACAAGTTACTATGGGGCTTACCCATCACTCTGCTACTCCTGGTTGCTAACATGACTACAACCTAGCAGCACTAAATAGTCATATCTTGCTCCGAGACCAACCTAATTAGGAGCAATTCTAACCAGGACAATGCTAATTAACAGATACAAATTCTCGGATCATCGTTACAGTGAGGGAGGTTACTGGCtctcttcgtcttcgtcttccatctcctcctcatcttccttaTTGTCAGAGTCGCTGCCACTCCCAGTACCCGTCGCATCGGCGCCGACATTGTTCTGGTTGTACTGGTAAGAAGGGCGTTGTGAGGCATGAGGATCCTTAAAACGGTACCGGACACGATGATTGCTGCTGGTCGCAACTTCGGTTGCCACAGAGTTTCTCCTGGAAGAACCGTTGCCATCGGCAGCGCCGGCGGCCGCAGCTGGGACTGAATTGCCAACCATAGCAGCCATGGCAAGTGAGATAGGGAGTGTGGCACCGTTGTTGGCCTTGGAGAATTCCGTCTGCATCTTGAGGAAGAACTGCACACGTTGTTCCTCCAGCTCGCGTGCAGCTTCCAGGCGGTCCTGCTCCATCCGGAGCTCATGCTCCCTTTTCGAGGACTCCACACGCTCATACACCTCCCCAAGCCGCCGAATGGCTTGCGCCAGGTCGCGCAGGCCCTGCACCCGGTTGCTGCTGTCCGCTCCATTGGCCGACTCCTCAACGCGATGCCTCTTGCCGTTCACGGCCTCAGCCACTGGTTCCGGCGGGAACCCGTCAGAAGACTCTGACGACGCTGCATCCTGTTGCGGCGATGGCATCCTCCGCTTCATGGCTGACGAGGGAAAGGCCGTGCGGGTGCGCTGAGGGAAGTTGACACGCAGAGACATGGGTGCAGTGCTCCGGTTGCTGGGGTTGGAGGAGCCGGAATTTCCCGCCGCCCCGCCAGAATTGCCGGCGAGCTTCTGCAATGGGGCGAGGAGGTAGTCGAGGCGGTCGAAGAAGGGCCACGAGGAGTCCGACTTAGCCTTCTCGACCTTGTACTTCTTCTTGAGTGTGTCGATGCGGTTCTTGCACTGCACGTCGGACTTGACCGGCTTGGAGTAGCCGTCGCGGGCGGAGACGACCTCGGCGACCTCCT includes:
- the LOC124688385 gene encoding trihelix transcription factor ASIL1-like — its product is MDDDGGASPSPSPSLSRSPSRSPSPLPIAEPVTVAAVPPGHLALAIPIQKHASSSGGGGGGGGREDAWSDGATSTLIDAWGERFVALGRGSLRHPQWQEVAEVVSARDGYSKPVKSDVQCKNRIDTLKKKYKVEKAKSDSSWPFFDRLDYLLAPLQKLAGNSGGAAGNSGSSNPSNRSTAPMSLRVNFPQRTRTAFPSSAMKRRMPSPQQDAASSESSDGFPPEPVAEAVNGKRHRVEESANGADSSNRVQGLRDLAQAIRRLGEVYERVESSKREHELRMEQDRLEAARELEEQRVQFFLKMQTEFSKANNGATLPISLAMAAMVGNSVPAAAAGAADGNGSSRRNSVATEVATSSNHRVRYRFKDPHASQRPSYQYNQNNVGADATGTGSGSDSDNKEDEEEMEDEDEESQ